A genomic region of Arachis hypogaea cultivar Tifrunner chromosome 5, arahy.Tifrunner.gnm2.J5K5, whole genome shotgun sequence contains the following coding sequences:
- the LOC112800330 gene encoding L10-interacting MYB domain-containing protein-like, translated as MAGHVTRSKRLEAQQQEQSRARWTTPLTKILAELMVDQVQKGNKHNNLFNKKAWKYICDGFYNKTGLKWDKEQLKNRYSVLRRQYSTVKSILDQSDFSWNEATGSITASDETWAEYIKKHADAETLRTSGCPIFKELCTIFSEPATNGKHELLTVSEVDHTPRPLCPQPLRMHQEESLSGSQDEDDANDPETPQPSTPAAAATSNRKRGRKGMNDAITEAILEMAAASKMRATAIEQYNARYSMADCIKDLDLMQGVDQQLYFAALDLFSKPILREIFLSLKDDKRLTWLRSKCANASNRK; from the exons ATGGCAGGTCATGTTACCAGATCAAAAAGACTGGAGGCTCAGCAGCAGGAACAGTCGAGGGCAAGGTGGACGACGCCACTCACCAAGATACTTGCAGAGCTGATGGTTGATCAAGTACAAAAAGGGAACAAACACAACAACTTATTCAACAAGAAAGCATGGAAATATATTTGTGATGGATTTTACAACAAAACAGGCTTGAAATGGGACAAGGAACAACTCAAGAACAGATATTCAGTGTTGAGGAGGCAGTATTCTACTGTGAAATCCATTCTTGATCAAAGTGATTTTAGTTGGAATGAAGCCACAGGGTCTATAACTGCCAGTGATGAAACTTGGGCTGAATACATCAAG AAACATGCTGATGCTGAGACACTAAGAACCAGTGGCTGCCCAATCTTCAAAGAACTATGCACAATATTCTCTGAGCCAGCAACTAATGGCAAGCATGAGCTTTTAACTGTATCCGAGGTTGATCATACTCCTAGACCTCTTTGTCCACAGCCCTTGAGGATGCATCAAGAAGAGTCTTTGTCCGGATCACAGGATGAGGATGATGCTAATGATCCTGAAACACCTCAACCTAGCACACCTGCTGCTGCAGCAACTTCCAACCGCAAAAGAGGGCGAAAAGGAATGAACGATGCCATCACAGAAGCAATATTGGAGATGGCTGCAGCTTCAAAGATGAGGGCAACTGCCATAGAGCAATATAATGCTAGATATAGTATGGCTGACTGTATTAAGGACTTGGATTTGATGCAAGGTGTTGATCAACAACTATATTTTGCCGCTTTAGATCTCTTCAGCAAACCTATTTTAAGGGAGATCTTTTTGTCTCTCAAAGACGATAAAAGATTAACATGGTTGCGTAGCAAATGTGCTAATGCATCCAATAGGAAATGA
- the LOC112800332 gene encoding L-ascorbate peroxidase 3-like isoform X1, protein MLYLQRKHTSASSSSSSSLSVVIKTRKLSSFRSIYTLRIMAKEGVAVDFEYAKQIDKARRELRALISSRNCAPLMLRLAWHDAGTYDAKTRTGGANGSIRNQQELNHQANRGLETAVQFCEEVKAKCPRVSYADLYQLAGVIAVEVTGGPTIRFVPGRKDSLESPPEGRLPDATKDAQHLRDVFYRMGLTDKDIVALSGGHTLGKAHKERSGFEGQWTENHLKFDNSYFVELMDSKDSFKLPTDKVLVEDPEFRKYVVRYKNDEDAFFADYAESHKKLSELGFNPNRVSDSRIVHGVIGFLVASTVIVMGYLIEINRKSK, encoded by the exons ATGCTTTACTTGCAACGAAAACATACATcagcatcttcttcttcttcctcatcacttTCTGTTGTTATAAAAACCCGAAAGCTGTCTTCATTCCGATCCATAtatacattgagaataatggcgAAAGAGGGAGTAGCAGTTGACTTCGAGTACGCCAAGCAGATAGACAAGGCGCGTCGAGAACTACGCGCTCTTATCTCCTCCAGGAACTGCGCTCCTCTCATGCTCCGATTAGC ATGGCACGATGCTGGTACCTATGATGCAAAGACGAGAACAGGAGGTGCCAATGGTTCCATTAGGAATCAACAGGAATTGAATCACCAAGCTAACAGGGGCTTGGAAACAGCTGTTCAATTTTGTG AGGAAGTGAAGGCCAAATGTCCCAGAGTTTCATATGCAGATCTTTACCAG CTAGCTGGTGTTATTGCGGTAGAGGTAACCGGGGGTCCAACAATTCGCTTTGTTCCTGGGAGAAag GATTCACTGGAATCTCCACCAGAAGGGCGCCTTCCTGATGCTACAAAGG ATGCACAGCATTTAAGGGATGTCTTTTATCGCATGGGTCTCACTGATAAAGACATAGTGGCTTTATCCGGAGGCCATACATTG GGTAAAGCACATAAAGAACGCTCAGGCTTTGAAGGCCAATGGACAGAGAACCATTTGAAGTTTGATAACTCCTATTTTGT AGAGCTAATGGATTCAAAAGATTCATTCAAGCTTCCAACAGACAAGGTTCTAGTTGAGGATCCTGAGTTCCGCAAGTATGTAGTGCGTTACAAAAAT GATGAGGATGCTTTTTTCGCAGATTATGCAGAGTCACACAAGAAGCTCTCAGAGCTGGGGTTCAATCCAAATCGTGTTTCAGATAGCCGTATAGTCCATGGAGTTATAGGGTTTCTAGTTGCCTCAACTGTGATCGTGATGGGTTACTTAATTGAAATCAACAGAAAAAGCAAGTGA
- the LOC112800327 gene encoding protein ALTERED PHOSPHATE STARVATION RESPONSE 1-like translates to MGCCHSRIEREETVSRCKSRKRYMKQFVQARHAFSAAHVMYIRSLRATGSALLQFANAETETVVFHHLHHHLPPDPQPILPSPPPRAPAPMPPPPPPMSPSSDTWTTSMTASPLPPPPPPPPPPTSGWDFWEPFMHQQQQAPPPPSSRSATEEEWEAATTTTGSEVVVMAGGGGGAAASVTAPPSMVSGFSKGTQSELAMVVSRNTKDLVEVIKELDEYFLRAADSGSQVSSLLQVPSSGFSHQSKGSKVYGYGWPSLLTWSSSPKLNGFGKLAEENPLSVGGFGGNTVGSGGGGSGGHCSTVERLYAWEKKLYQEVKNAKIIKMEHEKKAAQLRKFELKRADYVKTEKTKKEVEKLESQMIVASQAIETTSSEIIKLREIELCPQLIDLVKGLMCMWRSMYECHQVQKHIVQQLEYINTIPSTTPTSEIHRQSTLQLEVEVQQWHQSFCNLFKAHRDYIQSLTGWLRLSLFQFGRTPLSRTTEESKIYALCEEWNLAVDRIPDKVASEGIKSLLTVIHAIVVQQTEEHKQKKRSDSAFKELEKKVVQLRSLECKYGPYSMPESSGTMRTKDPVSQKRAKVESLRAKAEEEKTKHEKAVSVTRAMTLNNLQMSFPHVFQGIVGFSNLCTEVFESVYNKAKAVGQEHELKRILP, encoded by the exons atggggTGCTGCCATTCGAGGATAGAAAGAGAAGAGACAGTGTCACGTTGCAAATCAAGGAAGCGTTACATGAAACAATTTGTTCAAGCAAGACACGCTTTTTCCGCTGCGCATGTTATGTACATTCGTTCGCTTCGTGCCACTGGTTCTGCTTTGCTTCAGTTCGCAAACGCCGAAACTGAAACCGTTGTTTTTCACCATCTTCACCACCACCTTCCGCCGGACCCTCAGCCTATTCTCCCCTCTCCTCCGCCGCGGGCTCCGGCTCCGATGCCGCCTCCTCCGCCTCCCATGAGTCCGAGCTCCGACACTTGGACGACGTCAATGACTGCATCCCCTCTTCCGCCGCCGCCTCCTCCGCCGCCGCCGCCGACTTCCGGTTGGGATTTCTGGGAGCCGTTCATGCATCAGCAGCAACAGGCGCCGCCGCCGCCGTCTTCGAGGTCGGCGACGGAGGAGGAGTGGGAGGCGGCAACCACCACGACGGGGTCGGAGGTGGTGGTTATGGCGGGGGGAGGCGGTGGTGCGGCGGCAAGCGTGACGGCTCCGCCGTCGATGGTGAGTGGGTTCTCGAAGGGAACACAGAGCGAGCTTGCAATGGTGGTTTCAAGAAACACGAAAGATCTGGTTGAAGTTATAAAGGAgcttgatgagtattttctcagagCCGCTGATTCTGGTTCACAAGTTTCGTCGCTGCTTCAAGTTCCAAGTTCTGGTTTTTCTCATCAGAGCAAAGGAA GTAAAGTGTATGGTTATGGATGGCCGTCGCTGTTGACATGGAGTTCGAGTCCGAAGCTGAATGGATTTGGCAAGTTGGCTGAGGAAAATCCTCTTTCTGTGGGTGGTTTTGGGGGTAATACTGTTGGCAGTGGCGGCGGCGGCAGTGGTGGTCACTGCTCAACTGTGGAGAGGTTATATGCATGGGAGAAGAAATTGTACCAAGAGGTTAAG AATGCTAAGATAATAAAGATGGAGCATGAGAAGAAGGCAGCACAGCTAAGGAAGTTTGAGTTGAAGAGGGCTGACTATGTGAAGACGGAAAAGACAAAGAAAGAGGTCGAGAAATTAGAATCACAGATGATAGTTGCCTCGCAGGCCATTGAAACCACCTCCTCCGAAATCATCAAATTAAGAGAAATAGAGCTCTGCCCTCAACTCATTGATCTTGTCAAAGG ATTAATGTGCATGTGGCGGAGCATGTATGAATGCCATCAAGTTCAAAAGCACATAGTTCAGCAGCTGGAATACATCAATACCATACCATCGACTACCCCAACTTCCGAGATTCATCGGCAGTCGACTCTTCAGCTTGAGGTTGAAGTACAGCAATGGCACCAATCCTTCTGCAACCTCTTCAAGGCTCACAGAGATTATATCCAATCCCTCACAGGCTGGCTAAGGCTCAGCCTTTTCCAGTTTGGCCGAACCCCACTGAGCAGAACTACCGAGGAGTCAAAGATATATGCCCTCTGTGAAGAATGGAACCTCGCTGTTGATCGCATACCAGACAAGGTCGCATCCGAAGGAATTAAAAGCTTGTTGACTGTTATTCATGCAATTGTAGTTCAACAGACAGAGGAGCATAAACAAAAGAAGAGGTCAGATTCTGCATTCAAAGAGCTCGAGAAGAAGGTTGTTCAGCTTCGATCTCTTGAGTGCAAATATGGTCCATACTCCATGCCAGAGTCCTCTGGTACCATGCGGACCAAGGACCCCGTCAGCCAGAAGCGTGCTAAGGTGGAATCTTTGAGAGCGAAGGCCGAAGAAGAGAAGACTAAACATGAAAAGGCAGTGAGCGTAACACGGGCGATGACATTGAACAACTTGCAGATGTCATTCCCCCATGTTTTTCAGGGAATTGTGGGATTTTCAAATTTGTGCACTGAGGTTTTTGAGTCTGTATACAACAAGGCCAAAGCTGTTGGACAGGAACATGAATTGAAAAGAATATTGCCATAG
- the LOC112800332 gene encoding probable L-ascorbate peroxidase 4, peroxisomal isoform X2, with protein sequence MAKEGVAVDFEYAKQIDKARRELRALISSRNCAPLMLRLAWHDAGTYDAKTRTGGANGSIRNQQELNHQANRGLETAVQFCEEVKAKCPRVSYADLYQLAGVIAVEVTGGPTIRFVPGRKDSLESPPEGRLPDATKDAQHLRDVFYRMGLTDKDIVALSGGHTLGKAHKERSGFEGQWTENHLKFDNSYFVELMDSKDSFKLPTDKVLVEDPEFRKYVVRYKNIMQSHTRSSQSWGSIQIVFQIAV encoded by the exons atggcgAAAGAGGGAGTAGCAGTTGACTTCGAGTACGCCAAGCAGATAGACAAGGCGCGTCGAGAACTACGCGCTCTTATCTCCTCCAGGAACTGCGCTCCTCTCATGCTCCGATTAGC ATGGCACGATGCTGGTACCTATGATGCAAAGACGAGAACAGGAGGTGCCAATGGTTCCATTAGGAATCAACAGGAATTGAATCACCAAGCTAACAGGGGCTTGGAAACAGCTGTTCAATTTTGTG AGGAAGTGAAGGCCAAATGTCCCAGAGTTTCATATGCAGATCTTTACCAG CTAGCTGGTGTTATTGCGGTAGAGGTAACCGGGGGTCCAACAATTCGCTTTGTTCCTGGGAGAAag GATTCACTGGAATCTCCACCAGAAGGGCGCCTTCCTGATGCTACAAAGG ATGCACAGCATTTAAGGGATGTCTTTTATCGCATGGGTCTCACTGATAAAGACATAGTGGCTTTATCCGGAGGCCATACATTG GGTAAAGCACATAAAGAACGCTCAGGCTTTGAAGGCCAATGGACAGAGAACCATTTGAAGTTTGATAACTCCTATTTTGT AGAGCTAATGGATTCAAAAGATTCATTCAAGCTTCCAACAGACAAGGTTCTAGTTGAGGATCCTGAGTTCCGCAAGTATGTAGTGCGTTACAAAAAT ATTATGCAGAGTCACACAAGAAGCTCTCAGAGCTGGGGTTCAATCCAAATCGTGTTTCAGATAGCCGTATAG